tatatctaaTATAGGATCTTTCCCAAGTATTTGGATTGAGTTTGAATTTTAGAGTCGGCATTGTTGGAAGCGCTTACCTGAATATCATCCTGGCGCGAACAAGACCAAACTTAGACTGGAAAACAGAATGCTTGTTtgaagaaattatatttatttctcaaccaaaaagcaatttgatatttagattaatatttcttataaatatatttgatatataatttatttttcactcACTATTCATAAATGCTTGTTTGAAGAAAATGAAGGATTCATGCATTATTGTAACGTTATGGATGAAGTTTTTGATTAGTTTTTAACATTATATAAAGTAGCTAAGGTTAGATATTATGTATGTCTTTTTGTTATTTACGATGTTAACTTATTTTACTCATTTTAGTTGCACGAAAAGGAAAGACTTCATTTGCAAAGCAAATTAGGTTGAATTGGAATTGCCTTACCAAATCACACAGACCCAAGTTTGTACTTATGGCAACATTTGCATGTCCCATGTATCTAATAAAACCTCAAGGGaaatttccttctttttttatCTTTACCCAAAAGTAGTATTGCTTTTGTTTAATTTCATTTGGCATGAAACTCACATCCCTAAATATATTACTATAATTAATTGAGATGAGATGCTCCCAAAAGAACATGCATGCTACACTTTTTCAGAAAGGTTGTTTAATCATCTAATTTTCACTTCTTTTGATACAACAATGAAAAAcactatatatattaaatggtgaTCAAGATCCAGATTATAGTTTTGTTTTAGTAATTGTTCCTCAACAAAAgacatttcaaaacattttttacCCTACATAACCACTTGAAACGaaacaatttttatgtttttttagaaATCATTAATTCATATATCCGTTTGCCccaagaaaatatgaaatattttttttaattaaatagcttaaaataAATTAGTGGTTAAAcgtgaataaaatgaaaagaaggaaatttgaaaGGGTaggaaaattctaattttttggTAATGGATCAGTTACTTGGTAGAATTAGAacatgataaaaaagaaaagaaaagtatttttcttctatttttcattATTGTTTCAATGGATTCCAGAAGAAGAAAAATCCGATATGGTCACTCCCAAACGCAAGACAGCCATTCTCATTGACATTGTTGGTAACTACTGCCACGATGTCCTCCTCCTAGGCAGCACCGTTGTCGCCGAAACCCTCGGTGAAGCCGCCTCTTTCATTTCCAATGTTCAAACAGATTCATTCCCTCCTAATCTAATTCATGATTACAGTTAACCTGATTGATTGAACATTCATTTATTATACAAAAAGGATCGCATACTTTAAATTATATAGATTGTAACTACTCCACATTtgttacatttttaaaaaaaaaagatggtgcattattattatttcaacagttgagaaattaattaaactcaaattatcaAATACAAAATACATTACGGTAgaaattaaatttggaatttCAGGAAACCTACCAAAGccctcttaaatttctcttaattaaGCAACAATTCAAGTTTTTGAGACTTTTTACATTTTCTGCAAACCAcccacttttatttatttttctctataCTATTTTCCCCACTCAAAAATCATCAACTATTAAAGGTTTAAATTAGGAAACTTCGTTCAGCAGCTCTCGCTCAAATTAAATGCAGGTACATATCTTGTTTTGATTAAATTAAGAAAGTGATACAATTTGaaccaaaaaaggaaaaacaaatatataGCCATAAGGAAGGTTCTAACGCTTTAGAATGTGCACGGATACCTCATTCatataaatttattcataaatattatccagcttaaattccatattttatatttaattattttaattaaagatGATTATTGCCTTTTCTGTTTCGTGTCAAATATAGTTAAttgttagtttttaaaaaaatttaaattaaattgacatATATATTGTGAAATTAAAAATCCACAAATGCTTACGGGAATTATTATTTGAAGGAGTGGGATATAGTTAAACCAATAAACTTGGCGTCAATGGCTTGGGGATAAACACTTCAAAAATAATATccatttaattctaaaaaaaattcacaaataaaatatcAATAGCTAACTTCTCTTAAAAAAACGTACATGACTCTTCACGTGTCTAACCATCCAAAATATTCCAATATGGATGCCATCTGTGGAAAGTCTTCTACACGACATAATAGCCTGGGAAATCCAGTTTAGTtgtaatataaaataacaatccaaaatgCAAAAAAATTCTATGCAAACTTTTCATATTATAAAAGCTTCCATGCCCTGAAATTCTAATGCTGGAAAAAGAATATGTACATACATTGATATATATTAATGGTAGAATTAATTGTGTTTAATTATGTGGTGTAATGTTAATGAGGAAATTAAATATGTGAGTTGATGTCATTTTTATGTttgttaaacattcatatttCATGGTATccaacataatcaatttataaattcatcaaaatttaactttatttatactgtGTTTGGACTTAATATGGGAGCCAGCTTTGATTTGAAGCAAGAGGTGCAAAACTATTGATTTACAACACCCAGCTTGACACTTCATCTATATGTAAACTGTACGTGGAAGGCTAAATTCTCTTGCAAGGATATGAAAACGGACAAGTGGGAAAATTCCAGGAAGCTGCACATCCGAAAATGAAACGGTACAGTTTCGATTCTTTTCAACGACGTCAATAAACAATTTGATATCTACAGCTAGGCTTCCCATTTGCATATAAAGACACAGCAAAAACCTAACATGATCTGCTTTATTAATGTTGGTAAgatagaaaagaaataaagttggTAATTTCACTTCGTTTCTTCTTCATCATATTATATTGTTTGGATATCAATGGAACCGGCAGGAGAGTTTTATCATATGGAGAATGGAGGAGATCAGTCTAAGAAGGCTTCGATGGGGAAAGAATCATGGAACAATGGGATTCGGACAGCTCAAACCATGTCGAATTCACTTTTGCGGAAGAAATCCGACCCCTTGCTGGTTTCCAAGCTTCGGTTTCAGATGCTTCGACAGTTCTTAGCAAATTTGCAGGAGGTCATTCTTGGTACGAAGCTTGCTGTTCTCTTCCCCGCCATCCCTTTGGCCATTGCTGCTGATTTCTACAAGTTCGGGAGAGTAAGTACTTACTTAAACCATGTTTTCAATTATTAATGCAAAAGTATCTTCTTTTCGAAGATCAACTTATATACGATGTTATGGTCATTATTATTTTACTCCAAACGTAATGCAACGAGAAGGGTGTAgtgataattgattttttttcttgaatgcGAATTATTGTTGGAAATAGCATTGGATATTTGCCTTGAGTTTGCTTGGACTTACGCCGCTTGCCGAGCGAGTCAGCTTCCTCACCGAGTAAGTTATAAgctattttcttttcatttactatatttttatatgcAAGATTTCTGACGATTTTTTTCCCCTATAATAACTCAGACAAATTGCATACTACACCGGTCcaacaggtaaatttttttttccttttttctcatCGCTGAATAAAAATGTTGAGGATCGATAACAATGAGAGATGGGGATTGATATATTTGGTTGCAGTTGGAGGATTATTGAATGCAACATGTGGAAATGCAACAGAGCTGATAATAGCTTTATTTGCTCTCTACCGAAGCAAAATACATGTTCTCAAGTACTCTCTTCTGGGTTCCATTCTCTCCAATCTCCTCCTTGTTCTTGGCTCCTCTCTCCTTTGTGGAGGCCTAGCCAACCTCAAAAAGGAACAACGATATGACAGGGTAAGACATCGAGTTTGGGTTCATTAagtaatgttatattttataaaatgaaatgatTGCAGAAGCAAGCAGATTTGAACTCTTCGCTGCTGTTGCTGGGATTGCTTTGCCACATGTTGCCATTGATGTCTCGATACGCGGCAGCGCCAGGGGTTTTGATTGCTGACTCTACACTTCAGCTGTCAAGAGCAAGTAGCATTCTTATGCTTGTGGCTTATATCGGATATATCATCTTCCAGCTTAAAACTCATAGGCAGATTTTCGACTCTCTTCAGGTGATTATTAATTGTTTCGAATAAAGTAAAGCTTAAAAAATGGTATACaagtatgaaaaagaaaaaaagaaagcctTCTTTTAGGTAACAGTCGTTACGGTCCCTTTTTGTCTATGCAATCTCGAGTTTCTATTTAATTCCCATGGTTAACAAATGTGCACTTAAAAagtatttctttaaaaaaattgaacgCCCAACTTCACAACCGATTTTGCATTTAACTCGAAAGGTACCCCTACCCC
The genomic region above belongs to Gossypium hirsutum isolate 1008001.06 chromosome D05, Gossypium_hirsutum_v2.1, whole genome shotgun sequence and contains:
- the LOC107906616 gene encoding vacuolar cation/proton exchanger 3, which codes for MEPAGEFYHMENGGDQSKKASMGKESWNNGIRTAQTMSNSLLRKKSDPLLVSKLRFQMLRQFLANLQEVILGTKLAVLFPAIPLAIAADFYKFGRHWIFALSLLGLTPLAERVSFLTEQIAYYTGPTVGGLLNATCGNATELIIALFALYRSKIHVLKYSLLGSILSNLLLVLGSSLLCGGLANLKKEQRYDRKQADLNSSLLLLGLLCHMLPLMSRYAAAPGVLIADSTLQLSRASSILMLVAYIGYIIFQLKTHRQIFDSLQEDEEEEEEEEKAVIGFWSAFSWLVGMTLIIALLSEYVVGTIEAASESWGISVSFISIILIPIVGNAAEHAGAIIFAFKNKLDISLGVALGSATQISMFAVPLCVVVGWMMRVRMDLDFSLLETASLALTILVVAFTLQDGTSHYMKGIVLCLCYTAIAACFFVLKNPAPLDQTNVKLGLKPSTGISA